The following DNA comes from Cellulomonas soli.
AGCCCGGCCTACGACCGCACCCCGCCCCAGGACCTCGACGCGGAGCGCTCGGTGCTCGGCGGCATGATGATCTCGAAGGACGCCATCGCCGACGTCATCGAGCAGCTGCGCGGCCAGGACTTCTACCGTCCCGCGCACGAGGTCGTCTACGACGCCATCCTCGACCTGTACGGCCGCGGTGAGCCCGCCGACGCCATCACCGTCGCCGACGAGCTGACCAAGCGCGGGGAGATCACCAAGATCGGCGGGGCGCCGTACCTGCACACGCTCATCTCCTCCGTGCCGACGGCCGCCAACGCCGGCTACTACGCGCGGATCGTGCGAGAGCGCTCCATCCTGCGCAAGCTCGTCGAGGCCGGCACGCGCATCGTGCAGCTCGGCTACGGGACCGACGGGGGCGACGTCGACGAGATCGTCAACAACGCCCAGGCCGAGGTGTACGCCGTCACCGAGCGCCGCGCGTCCGAGGACTACCTGCCGCTGAGCGAGATCATCGGCGGCACGGTCGACGAGATCGAGGCCGCCGGCCACCGCGGCGAGGGCATGATCGGCGTGCCGACCGGGTTCTCCGACCTCGACCGCCTGACCAACGGGTTGCACCCGGGGCAGATGATCGTCGTCGCCGCGCGGCCTGCCATCGGCAAGGCGCTGGCTCTCGACACCCCCCTGCCGACCCCGTCCGGCTGGACCACGATGGGGGAGGTGCAGGTCGGTGACCGGCTCATCGCCGCCGACGGGACCCCGACCACCGTGGTCGCCGCGACCGACGTCCTTGTCGACCGCCCCTGCTACCGCGTGACGTTCGACGACGGGACGCAGATCGTCGCCGACGCGCTGCACGAGTGGGCCACGCGGACGCGGGCGGAGCGCCGCGGCTCGGGCGCCGACGCCTCGATCCGGACCACCGAGGAGATCGCCGCGACGCTCCGCTGCCGGACCGCGGAGGCGAGGGCCAACCACTCGGTCGAGACCGCGTCGCCGCTGCTGCTGCCCGAGGCGAGCCTCCCGCTCGACCCGTACGCACTCGGCGTGTGGCTCGGCGACGGGCACTCCGGTTCCGCGCGGTTCACCAGCGCGGACCCCGAGATCGCCATGCGGATCGAGGGGCGCGGACTCGACGTCGTGCTCTCCGAGGCCGCCTCGACCACCTCCGGCGCGGCTCGCCTCTACACGCTCCGCCTGCCCGACGAGGCACCGGTGACGAGCCGACCGTGTGACGTGTGCGGCACTGAGTTCGCGCCGGCCCGCAGCCAGGTCCGCACCTGCGGGCGCTCGTGCGGGGGGCGCGCCAAGGCGGTCGCGCCGCGCCTCACGGTGCCGCCGACGTGCCCGGACTGCGGTCGGCCCTCCTCGGGCCTGCGTCGTTGCCAGGAATGCCACAGCGCGCACGGGACGGTGCAGGGACTGCTGCGCACGCTCGGGGTGCTGGGCGACAAGCACATTCCCGCGGTGTACCTGCGGGGGAGCGAGACGCAGCGGCGGGAGTTGCTTGCCGGCCTGCTCGACACCGACGGGACCGTGAACCCGACTGGTAGCCCGCAGCTCACGTTCACCAACCGCCGGCTCGCGCTCGACACCCGCGAGCTCGTGCACTCCCTGGGATACCGCACCGGCATGTCGACCCGCCCGGTTCGGGGCCGGAACGTCGAGTCCTCGGTCGCCTACACGATCACCTTCACGACAGACGACGACGTGTTCGCGCTCGAGCGCAAGCGTCTGGTCCACAAGGAGCGCCGTCGGCCCTCGACCCCTCGCCTGCGGCAGCGGTTCGTCGTCGAGGTCGAGCGGATCGACTCGGTCCCGGTGCGCTGCGTCGAGATCGACCACGCCTCGCACCTCTACCTGGCGAGCGAGTCGATGGTGCCCACGCACAACTCGACGCTCGGCATCGACATCGTCCGCTCGGCGGCCATCAAGCACGGAATGACGGCCGTCGTCTTCTCGCTCGAGATGAGCCGCAACGAGATCACCATGCGTCTGCTGTCCGCCGAGGCGCGGGTGCACCTGCAGAAGCTGCGCACCGGGCAGATGGGCGAGGACGACTGGCAGAAGCTCGCCGCGACCATGGGCAAGATCTCCGAGGCGCCGCTGTTCATCGACGACTCGCCGAACATGTCGCTCATGGAGATCCGGGCCAAGTGCCGCCGCCTGAAGCAGCGGCACGACCTGAAGATCGTCGTCATCGACTACCTCCAGCTGATGTCGTCCGGCAAGCGCGTCGAGTCCCGCCAGCAGGAGGTCTCCGAGTTCTCCCGCGCGCTCAAGCTCATGGCCAAGGAGCTCGAGGTGCCGGTCATCGCCATCTCGCAGCTGAACCGTGGCCCTGAGCAGCGCACGGACAAGAAGCCCCAGATGAGCGACCTTCGCGAATCTGGCTGCCTCACCGAAGACGCACGGATCTTGCGGGCCGACACGGGCGCCGAGACGACGCTCGGCGAGCTGTACGCGCTGGGCGCCAAGGACGTGCCCGTGTGGGCTCTCGACGAGCGCCTGCAGTACGTTCGCCGGCACCTGACCCACGTGTTCCCGACAGGGACCAAGCCCGCGTACCGGCTGCGGCTCGCCTCGGGCAAGGAGGTCACCGCGACGGCGAACCACCCGTTCCTCACGTATGAGGGGTGGACCCCGCTCGGCGACCTGGAGGTCGGCTCGCGCCTCGGCGTGCCGCGGCACGTCCCGGGCCCGGAGCGCACCGGTGTGCGGTCGGACGAGGACGTCAGGATGCTGGCGCGCCTGGTCATCGGACGCGCCACCACTGCATCCGCGGTGTGGGCCGACGAGGTCTGGCAGTCGCAAGGCGTCCGAATCCCCAACGTCGCGTTCCACCTCCCGAAGGAGCAGATCGCGCTCTTCCTGCGGACGGCCTTCTCGGAGGCCGCCTCGGTCGAGCTCGACGACTCGCTGGGACGAGTCGCACTCCCTGCGACCGACCGCAGCGTCCTCGATGGGCTGGCGCGGCTGCTCCTGCGGTTCGGCATCTCGGTACGGGTCCGCCGCCTGGGCGGCGCGCACCGGCTCGAGATCGTCGGCAGGGACGACCTGCGCCGGTTCCTTCAGGAGGTCGGTCTCGACGGGCGGTCGGTCGCT
Coding sequences within:
- the dnaB gene encoding replicative DNA helicase encodes the protein MTIEDLEYGMPPASDRGGSPAYDRTPPQDLDAERSVLGGMMISKDAIADVIEQLRGQDFYRPAHEVVYDAILDLYGRGEPADAITVADELTKRGEITKIGGAPYLHTLISSVPTAANAGYYARIVRERSILRKLVEAGTRIVQLGYGTDGGDVDEIVNNAQAEVYAVTERRASEDYLPLSEIIGGTVDEIEAAGHRGEGMIGVPTGFSDLDRLTNGLHPGQMIVVAARPAIGKALALDTPLPTPSGWTTMGEVQVGDRLIAADGTPTTVVAATDVLVDRPCYRVTFDDGTQIVADALHEWATRTRAERRGSGADASIRTTEEIAATLRCRTAEARANHSVETASPLLLPEASLPLDPYALGVWLGDGHSGSARFTSADPEIAMRIEGRGLDVVLSEAASTTSGAARLYTLRLPDEAPVTSRPCDVCGTEFAPARSQVRTCGRSCGGRAKAVAPRLTVPPTCPDCGRPSSGLRRCQECHSAHGTVQGLLRTLGVLGDKHIPAVYLRGSETQRRELLAGLLDTDGTVNPTGSPQLTFTNRRLALDTRELVHSLGYRTGMSTRPVRGRNVESSVAYTITFTTDDDVFALERKRLVHKERRRPSTPRLRQRFVVEVERIDSVPVRCVEIDHASHLYLASESMVPTHNSTLGIDIVRSAAIKHGMTAVVFSLEMSRNEITMRLLSAEARVHLQKLRTGQMGEDDWQKLAATMGKISEAPLFIDDSPNMSLMEIRAKCRRLKQRHDLKIVVIDYLQLMSSGKRVESRQQEVSEFSRALKLMAKELEVPVIAISQLNRGPEQRTDKKPQMSDLRESGCLTEDARILRADTGAETTLGELYALGAKDVPVWALDERLQYVRRHLTHVFPTGTKPAYRLRLASGKEVTATANHPFLTYEGWTPLGDLEVGSRLGVPRHVPGPERTGVRSDEDVRMLARLVIGRATTASAVWADEVWQSQGVRIPNVAFHLPKEQIALFLRTAFSEAASVELDDSLGRVALPATDRSVLDGLARLLLRFGISVRVRRLGGAHRLEIVGRDDLRRFLQEVGLDGRSVAAASTLLDRVRAKATDDGAQQEWRADLRQVLTGAVTAAVGGADTKRVPLGHIVDVLDRVDMDVDAVNDLLWDEVVAIESVGERAVFDATVLGTHNFIANGIAVHNSIEQDADMVILLHREDAYEKESPRAGEADLIVAKHRNGPTDTITVAFQGHYSRFVDMQA